From Sparus aurata chromosome 9, fSpaAur1.1, whole genome shotgun sequence, a single genomic window includes:
- the nxph2a gene encoding neurexophilin-2 — translation MRALQTLLLLFLLHQVTCRKEHGGATELIEWAESEHEQKISPTGASPRILNPLRLFARGSPGFKSNMREITYLQNMEDFWDWLSNQTDVQGAQARTKRRPIVKTGKFKKMFGWGDFHSNIKTVKLNLLITGKIVDHGNGTFSVYFRHNSTGLGNVSVSLVPPSKVVEFEIAQQSTLETKDTKSFNCRIEYEKTDRNKKTALCNFDPSKVCYQEQTQSHVSWLCSKPFKVICIYIAFYSVDYKLVQKVCPDYNYHSDTPYSSTG, via the coding sequence GTCACATGCAGGAAAGAGCACGGAGGAGCCACGGAGCTCATCGAATGGGCCGAAAGCGAGCATGAACAGAAGATTTCTCCCACGGGGGCCAGTCCACGGATCCTCAACCCTCTGCGTTTGTTTGCCAGGGGCTCCCCCGGGTTCAAGAGCAACATGAGGGAAATTACATATTTACAGAACATGGAGGACTTCTGGGACTGGTTATCTAACCAGACAGATGTTCAGGGTGCACAGGCCAGAACTAAACGCAGGCCCATCGTCAAGACTGGCAAGTTCAAAAAGATGTTCGGTTGGGGGGACTTCCACTCCAACATCAAGACTGTCAAACTCAACCTGCTCATCACGGGGAAGATTGTGGACCACGGGAACGGCACCTTTAGCGTTTACTTCCGCCACAACTCCACGGGCCTGGGGAACGTGTCGGTGAGCCTGGTGCCGCCCTCCAAGGTGGTGGAGTTTGAGATCGCCCAGCAGTCCACGCTGGAGACCAAAGACACCAAATCGTTCAACTGTCGCATCGAGTACGAGAAGACGGACCGCAACAAGAAGACTGCGCTGTGCAACTTCGACCCATCCAAGGTGTGCTATCAGGAGCAGACGCAGAGCCACGTGTCCTGGCTGTGCTCGAAACCCTTCAAAGTCATATGCATCTATATAGCCTTTTACAGTGTAGACTATAAACTGGTGCAGAAGGTATGTCCTGACTACAACTACCATAGCGACACACCCTACTCCTCCACGGGATGA